A portion of the Leptospira kobayashii genome contains these proteins:
- a CDS encoding patatin-like phospholipase family protein: MSDKKALILSGGGARGSYQAGVWRYLEEVGWKPDIICGTSVGAINACAIGSGMNSKLLTDLWLNLDKEKVMRYSWKNTAKELFKKKYAPLADTAPLRKLIEEELDLSALNDSEMKVVISAVNILTSELRFFENPEIKIEHILASSAIPLFFPWQMVDGEPHWDGGIMANTPILPAITRGATEIIVVLLSPVGGSQTMEAPGTKDEALERLYELYLLGSYRNIEQGIEYQKEVTKQMSPIEAFLLSFRNRLGDTKIRVIAPKELLGLGSFLNFTREQAELLTEKGYKDAKEHFTI; this comes from the coding sequence ATGTCGGATAAAAAAGCATTGATTCTTTCCGGTGGAGGAGCACGAGGCTCTTACCAAGCAGGAGTTTGGCGGTATTTGGAAGAAGTCGGTTGGAAGCCGGATATCATTTGCGGTACATCAGTGGGTGCAATCAACGCTTGCGCCATCGGCTCGGGAATGAATAGCAAACTACTAACGGACCTTTGGTTGAATTTGGATAAAGAAAAGGTGATGCGTTACTCTTGGAAAAATACTGCCAAAGAACTATTCAAGAAAAAATATGCCCCTCTCGCAGACACGGCGCCTTTGCGAAAATTGATAGAAGAAGAACTGGATCTTTCCGCGCTAAACGATTCAGAGATGAAAGTAGTAATCTCCGCAGTCAATATACTCACCTCCGAACTTAGATTTTTTGAAAATCCCGAAATCAAAATCGAACACATACTTGCTTCCAGCGCCATTCCGTTATTTTTCCCTTGGCAAATGGTAGACGGAGAACCGCATTGGGACGGAGGAATCATGGCAAATACTCCGATCTTGCCTGCAATCACACGAGGAGCCACTGAAATCATAGTCGTACTGCTCTCTCCTGTAGGCGGATCACAAACGATGGAAGCTCCGGGAACCAAAGACGAGGCATTGGAAAGACTGTACGAATTGTACTTACTCGGCTCTTACCGAAATATAGAACAAGGGATCGAGTATCAAAAAGAAGTTACCAAACAAATGTCTCCTATCGAAGCATTTTTACTGAGCTTCAGAAACCGTTTGGGTGATACCAAGATACGTGTGATCGCCCCCAAAGAATTATTGGGATTGGGAAGTTTTTTAAATTTTACCCGGGAACAAGCGGAATTGCTGACGGAGAAAGGGTATAAGGACGCAAAGGAACATTTTACAATTTAG
- a CDS encoding C40 family peptidase yields MPIFTQRRRIVFFLISVLLLSKTNIYSEDFSGLLKDDFNKQQTLLIRNEVRKKLGDRSNSPEIKALTSKILPWAVMENLSPAEFANALVRMVGSEEAGIAFESNEDLLPLISGFKSDEEFLYTSKFFREVEEAELPAEFRDRLVFESQKKKWDGFTLVLAGRLLILSRREKLDTDVYLKNLSAKIPPKSSQLSDETLNSLILSLSENFSSKETIYRLPSLQKDLLSLRKLTGKKLTKQMQVSAKNIDPGLLSLGQLEIRERPKLNLNAEDLGITNTPEEKDWRYLSSGNLETVVSDWIGTRYQYGGSSKSGTDCSGFTRSVLTDERLGVPGKLLPRSASDQARIGDSVNRSDLKAGDLVFFSASPNQNKITHVGLSMGKGEFSHASSSRGVIVQSLNEKWWTDRYTGARRIFLKVK; encoded by the coding sequence ATGCCAATTTTTACGCAAAGACGGAGAATAGTTTTTTTTCTTATTTCGGTTCTATTACTTTCGAAAACGAATATTTATTCGGAAGATTTTTCCGGTCTGTTAAAAGACGATTTTAACAAACAACAAACATTACTCATCCGCAATGAAGTCAGAAAGAAGTTAGGTGATCGTTCCAATTCCCCCGAAATAAAGGCCCTTACTTCCAAAATTCTACCTTGGGCGGTGATGGAGAATTTAAGTCCTGCCGAGTTTGCAAATGCGTTGGTACGTATGGTGGGGAGCGAGGAAGCGGGCATCGCTTTCGAATCAAATGAAGATCTTCTCCCTTTGATTTCCGGTTTCAAATCGGATGAAGAGTTTCTTTATACTTCGAAATTTTTCAGGGAAGTCGAAGAGGCGGAGTTGCCTGCCGAGTTTCGGGACAGACTGGTATTCGAAAGTCAGAAAAAAAAATGGGACGGATTTACATTAGTTTTGGCGGGAAGACTTTTGATTTTATCCAGAAGAGAAAAGTTGGATACCGATGTTTATTTAAAAAATCTAAGCGCCAAAATTCCACCTAAGTCAAGTCAGTTGTCAGATGAAACACTAAATTCCTTGATCCTTAGTTTGAGTGAAAATTTTTCCTCGAAAGAAACTATATACCGCCTCCCCTCTTTGCAAAAAGATTTACTGAGTTTACGAAAATTGACAGGCAAAAAACTCACCAAACAGATGCAAGTATCCGCCAAAAACATAGATCCCGGACTTTTGTCACTAGGCCAATTGGAGATCAGAGAAAGACCCAAACTCAATTTGAATGCGGAAGATCTTGGAATTACAAACACTCCGGAAGAAAAAGATTGGCGTTATCTTTCCTCGGGTAATTTGGAAACAGTGGTATCCGATTGGATCGGTACGCGTTATCAATACGGCGGATCTTCCAAATCAGGAACGGATTGTTCCGGTTTTACAAGATCCGTGCTTACCGATGAACGGTTGGGAGTTCCGGGAAAACTACTTCCCAGATCGGCAAGCGACCAAGCACGAATCGGGGATTCGGTCAATCGTTCCGATTTGAAAGCAGGAGATTTGGTATTTTTCTCAGCATCACCTAACCAGAATAAAATCACTCATGTAGGACTATCTATGGGGAAGGGCGAATTTTCACATGCATCTTCCAGTCGTGGGGTGATTGTACAAAGTCTGAATGAAAAATGGTGGACGGATAGATACACCGGAGCAAGACGAATTTTTTTAAAGGTAAAATAA
- a CDS encoding glutamate synthase subunit beta — MGKPTGFLEYKKDYLQKIAPSERIKNYKEFEKPFPEEKVKEQGARCMDCGIPFCHGETGCPVDNLIPEFNDFIYRGRWKEAWENLSKTNNFPEFTGRLCPAPCESACTLGIIEPPVSIKSIERTIIDRAWEEGWVIPQPSVHKTGKKIAVVGSGPAGLAAAQQLARAGHSVTLFEKNDRIGGLLRYGIPDFKMEKWHIDKRMKQMEAEGVVFKTNVNVGKDITTKELQDDFDAIVLACGSEVPRDLPLPGRELKGVHFAMDFLAKNNKKVAGDDLEIISAKDKNVIVIGGGDTGSDCVGTSNRHGAKSITQIELFPEPPKDRDPSTPWPLYPKMLRTSSSHEEGAVRKWAISTLGFKGNEKGEVTSIYGQEIKEEAGKFIPIPGTEFEWPAELVLLAMGFVNPVKEGLLQDLQNQGLELDARGNVKAEFGTKPGSFATTIPKVFACGDVRRGQSLIVWAISEGRKCAEQVNQFLKQEAEV, encoded by the coding sequence GTGGGTAAACCGACTGGATTTTTAGAATATAAAAAAGATTATCTTCAAAAGATAGCTCCAAGCGAAAGAATCAAAAACTACAAAGAATTTGAGAAACCTTTCCCGGAAGAAAAGGTAAAAGAGCAAGGCGCAAGATGTATGGATTGCGGAATTCCTTTTTGCCATGGCGAAACAGGATGCCCTGTAGACAACCTCATCCCAGAGTTCAACGATTTCATTTACAGAGGTCGTTGGAAAGAGGCTTGGGAAAATCTTTCCAAGACAAACAATTTTCCGGAGTTTACGGGCAGACTTTGCCCGGCTCCTTGCGAATCTGCCTGCACATTGGGAATTATAGAACCTCCCGTATCCATCAAGTCGATCGAAAGAACGATTATCGATCGGGCATGGGAAGAAGGTTGGGTCATCCCGCAACCTTCCGTACACAAAACAGGTAAAAAAATAGCAGTGGTCGGATCAGGACCGGCAGGACTTGCCGCAGCACAGCAGTTAGCTAGAGCCGGACATTCCGTAACTTTATTCGAAAAGAACGATAGAATCGGCGGCCTACTCCGTTACGGAATCCCCGATTTCAAAATGGAAAAATGGCATATCGACAAACGAATGAAACAAATGGAAGCAGAGGGAGTTGTTTTCAAAACAAATGTAAATGTAGGTAAGGACATCACCACCAAAGAATTACAAGATGATTTTGATGCAATCGTCCTTGCTTGCGGTTCAGAAGTTCCCCGCGACTTACCTCTTCCCGGTAGAGAGCTCAAAGGAGTTCATTTCGCTATGGACTTCCTTGCTAAGAATAATAAAAAAGTTGCCGGAGACGATTTGGAAATCATTTCCGCTAAAGACAAAAATGTAATCGTAATCGGCGGTGGAGATACAGGTTCGGATTGCGTAGGAACTTCCAACAGACACGGTGCAAAATCAATCACACAAATAGAACTATTCCCCGAACCTCCGAAAGACAGAGATCCTTCCACTCCTTGGCCTTTGTATCCGAAAATGTTAAGAACATCGTCTTCTCACGAAGAAGGTGCGGTTCGTAAATGGGCGATTTCCACTTTGGGCTTCAAAGGAAATGAAAAAGGAGAAGTCACTTCTATCTACGGACAGGAAATCAAGGAAGAAGCCGGAAAATTCATTCCGATCCCCGGAACCGAATTCGAATGGCCCGCAGAATTAGTGTTACTTGCTATGGGATTTGTAAATCCTGTAAAAGAAGGTTTATTGCAAGATTTGCAAAACCAAGGTTTGGAGTTAGATGCCAGAGGAAATGTGAAAGCGGAATTCGGAACAAAACCCGGGTCTTTTGCTACGACCATTCCTAAAGTATTTGCTTGCGGGGATGTAAGAAGAGGCCAATCTTTGATTGTTTGGGCGATTTCCGAAGGCAGAAAATGTGCGGAACAAGTGAACCAATTTCTTAAACAAGAGGCAGAGGTTTAA
- a CDS encoding RNA polymerase sigma factor produces the protein MNFQSNDLSEQSFETIVTETKLLVLKTIGETLIDRFDESTEDVLQEVYFRVFKALKKNQFKGEAKLSTWIYTIAKNESNRMNAKRIREEEKAKKYLNSEFYMELIEAQTEKIETSSFISSMLDSVPLVYRKALSLYLEGMSMEEIAKEMSVKQGTVKSRLFRAKTWIRENLMGEVPYGA, from the coding sequence TTGAATTTTCAGTCAAACGATCTTTCGGAACAAAGTTTCGAAACGATCGTAACAGAAACAAAGTTACTAGTTTTAAAAACGATCGGTGAGACTCTCATCGATCGTTTTGATGAAAGCACGGAAGATGTCCTGCAAGAAGTTTATTTCCGCGTTTTCAAAGCATTGAAAAAAAATCAATTTAAGGGAGAAGCCAAACTCTCCACCTGGATTTATACGATCGCAAAAAATGAATCCAATCGAATGAATGCAAAACGTATTCGGGAAGAAGAGAAGGCGAAGAAATACTTGAATAGCGAATTTTATATGGAATTAATCGAAGCACAAACGGAAAAGATCGAGACTTCATCTTTCATTTCTTCTATGTTGGATAGTGTTCCTCTTGTTTACAGAAAAGCGCTGTCTCTTTATCTGGAAGGCATGTCTATGGAAGAGATAGCAAAGGAAATGTCAGTCAAACAGGGAACGGTTAAGTCCCGTTTGTTTCGGGCAAAAACTTGGATTCGGGAAAACCTGATGGGGGAGGTGCCTTATGGAGCGTAA
- a CDS encoding Spy/CpxP family protein refolding chaperone: MITIKNLKKPFIAILIAGVSLGLLTNCGKFKSFEKRVEWVANKLTSKLDLDDTQKAKLDSIKAELIAKHKINKPKHDTWIAEITSQIRNEKIDTKVLDKLHTDREAQHLEMRKFFQTKLIEFHAVLKPEQRAKLADLITEFAKKYRPDEE; encoded by the coding sequence ATGATAACCATCAAAAATTTAAAAAAACCTTTCATCGCAATTCTCATTGCAGGTGTTAGCTTGGGTCTTTTGACAAACTGTGGCAAATTCAAAAGTTTTGAGAAAAGAGTGGAGTGGGTTGCAAATAAACTTACTTCCAAATTGGATCTGGATGATACTCAAAAAGCAAAATTGGATTCTATCAAAGCTGAATTGATTGCCAAACACAAAATCAACAAACCGAAACACGATACTTGGATCGCTGAAATCACTTCTCAGATCCGAAATGAAAAGATCGATACAAAGGTTTTGGATAAATTGCATACGGATCGTGAGGCACAGCATTTGGAGATGAGAAAATTCTTTCAAACCAAATTGATCGAATTTCATGCGGTTTTAAAACCGGAACAAAGAGCGAAGCTTGCTGATCTGATCACTGAATTCGCTAAGAAATACAGACCAGACGAAGAGTAA
- a CDS encoding alpha/beta fold hydrolase — MQQDTQFILIHGAGLGAWIWRDVISRLKYPTLALEFPNRNKRNDSKHESTAKLKFEDYISSLKKQIETGSHPKSKLVIVAHSIGGVLGLKLAEEFKDRMNGFIGISASIPKEGGSFVSALPYPNKIIISIVMKLFGTLPPEMSIKHGLCEDLTPEQTEEIIENYSPESEDLYFSRTNAKLPNVSRLYIRLENDKEFDMPTQNRMISHLSPDHIIDLESGHLPMLSQPKTLAAILNSFASTLI; from the coding sequence ATGCAACAGGATACACAATTCATATTGATTCACGGCGCCGGACTCGGTGCCTGGATTTGGAGAGATGTGATTTCCAGATTGAAATACCCCACATTAGCATTGGAATTTCCGAATCGAAACAAACGAAACGATTCAAAACATGAAAGCACAGCAAAGCTTAAATTTGAAGATTATATTTCCTCTTTAAAAAAACAAATAGAGACCGGTTCCCACCCGAAATCCAAATTGGTGATCGTAGCGCATTCCATAGGAGGAGTCCTTGGATTAAAGCTTGCGGAAGAATTCAAAGACAGAATGAACGGATTTATCGGAATCAGTGCCTCCATTCCCAAAGAAGGAGGTTCTTTTGTCTCAGCTCTCCCCTATCCGAACAAAATCATCATCAGTATCGTTATGAAATTGTTCGGAACTCTTCCTCCCGAGATGTCAATTAAACATGGATTATGCGAAGACCTGACTCCGGAGCAAACCGAAGAAATTATAGAAAATTACTCTCCTGAATCCGAAGATCTTTATTTTTCCCGGACCAATGCAAAATTGCCGAATGTGTCCAGGCTTTACATAAGGCTGGAAAATGATAAGGAATTCGACATGCCCACCCAAAATCGGATGATTTCCCATCTTTCTCCCGACCATATCATAGATTTGGAATCAGGTCATTTGCCGATGCTCAGCCAACCGAAAACTTTGGCGGCTATTTTAAATTCTTTCGCATCAACCTTGATTTGA
- a CDS encoding LA_0442/LA_0875 N-terminal domain-containing protein: protein MKSILNYKQTSTIIFLTAFTVLSLSAENILLKKGGVIKGKVVEQDQNKIKVKKEDGSIATVSKADILKVVYKEHLAEGEEEKLRKAEEAKALANAEKERLKKEKEEAERLKKELADKEKSDKDLAAQNAKEEAERKKKAEEQAKLDAANRKDLTRGGAVWRSALLPGWGQWKQGRKIPAILYPSLIAVGLFFTYDRNRIFLNAKNDYNNLDNPYTEAGYLRAAFGGNTVSTTPADPLSAYTANEVSPFKGQRESVEKHYREVQYIGGATALLYIWNIFDAFIFHPKQNIADADGLPEKKGNQLFLRTTMDRLDAVPYSSVLERRYETKTNLGYEIQF, encoded by the coding sequence TTGAAATCAATCCTCAACTATAAACAAACTTCCACAATCATTTTCCTAACGGCATTTACCGTTCTATCCCTCTCTGCGGAAAATATCCTTTTGAAAAAAGGGGGGGTCATCAAAGGGAAAGTGGTAGAACAAGATCAAAACAAGATCAAGGTCAAAAAAGAAGACGGAAGTATTGCCACCGTTTCCAAAGCAGATATTCTCAAAGTAGTTTATAAAGAACACCTGGCTGAAGGCGAAGAAGAAAAATTAAGAAAAGCCGAAGAAGCAAAAGCACTCGCCAACGCAGAAAAAGAACGCCTTAAAAAAGAAAAAGAAGAGGCGGAACGTCTCAAAAAAGAACTTGCTGACAAAGAAAAATCGGACAAGGACTTAGCGGCTCAAAACGCAAAAGAAGAAGCAGAACGCAAAAAGAAAGCGGAAGAACAAGCGAAGCTGGACGCGGCAAACCGCAAAGATCTGACTCGTGGAGGAGCTGTGTGGAGATCCGCACTACTTCCTGGCTGGGGTCAATGGAAACAAGGGAGAAAGATTCCTGCCATTCTTTATCCTTCTCTCATAGCAGTAGGTCTGTTTTTTACATACGATAGAAATCGGATTTTTCTCAACGCCAAAAACGATTACAACAACCTGGACAATCCTTATACGGAAGCAGGTTATCTTCGAGCAGCATTCGGTGGAAACACAGTCTCTACAACTCCTGCCGATCCTCTTTCGGCTTATACTGCAAACGAAGTCAGCCCCTTCAAAGGGCAAAGAGAGTCTGTGGAAAAACATTATAGAGAAGTACAATACATTGGTGGTGCAACCGCACTTCTTTATATTTGGAATATTTTTGATGCATTTATCTTTCACCCGAAACAGAACATAGCGGATGCAGACGGACTTCCGGAGAAAAAAGGCAACCAGCTTTTCTTGCGAACAACTATGGATCGTTTGGATGCAGTACCTTATTCTTCCGTATTGGAAAGAAGATACGAAACCAAAACCAATCTAGGTTACGAAATACAATTCTAA